GTACGTTTCGCAAATACGACTGAAATGGCCGTACGAGCTGCGGGATATGTGCAAATACAATGTCTCCGAAGATAAGTACCGGTTCTCGAGCGAATTCGACAACGCGTACTACGATCTGGAGTCGTGGACAATTGGCTCGCCACAGCTACAGATGCTGATCGACAGCGGTCCGTCGATGGCTGGGTTCGACCCCAGCACAGTCGCCCAGAACCATGGCAGTGATCCCGATGCCGACGGGAGCTATTGGGACCGCTTGCTGGATAGTTGTGATCAGATGTGATGCGTACCTTAATATCCATATACCCGAATACATTTGTACCATATGTACTATCTGCCAAAGGCAAACGGGCATCCCAAGACAGCTCCGCCTCCCTGCCTGGCATACTCCCCCATCTTCTCTGCATCAGCCAGTACATCCGCCCTCGACTTCTCCCTGAATTCCTTGGGTCCCAGCTCCTCAGGCAAATACCCATCACTCAGGAACTCGGGGCCTGGCAACGGCTTCCCCATCCACAAGCCCAACCCAGTCCATTTCTTTAGAATGCTCAACCACCACGACTCACCCACATACCACGGCTCAAACGCATACACCTCCCTCCTTACCCTCCCAGTCTTCGCATCCACCACCCCACCAACAGGAACCCCCTTCCACCTCGGTAAAAACAACACCCTAAcagcccaagccctaacATCCAACAACCCCTCCACAACCTTCACCACCCACCCCGGCGGCTCCCGCACCCCCAGCAACGGCCTCACCCGCTCCTCAATCAgcgccgcaacaacccccctcccaacccccctcatccaacccgGCAAAGCCCTCACAAACAACTCCACCGTCGCCTCCGCACAAGCCACATTACTCTCCGCAAAATACatattcccctcctcaaaccccgcCGCCCAAATCCCCAACTCATCAATCGTCCCCGGAACGCCCACCATGCCCATCCTCAGCGCAATCTCCCTCCAATACACAAAGACCGCCACGCGCTCAACCTGCAGTAACGGGCGCCACTCGAACCGGTCAATCCACCTCAACGGCTCCAGCACAAACAGCGCAAGGGTGTGTATCATATCGTCGTTCCGGATCCGGGTTCCGTACTGTCTATGGATCCAGTTCATTTTGGAGAGTGCCTTCAAGCCGCGCTCGCTGTCGATGCTGGAGGCTAGCAGCTCGGATATGAAGATTGCGGTGTCTTCGGAGCGTTTTCCCACGGCGCGCGGGGTGGTGAGGCGGCGGGTGGATGTTAGCAGGGAGGTGCCGGAGGGGATGGCGTAGGATTTGAGGAGGGCGGTTTGGGTGGAGAGGGCGtaggagaaggggaattcGTGTGtgaagagggggaggaggattgtgTGTGCGGTTTGGGGGGTCATGGTGTAGGGGTTTGGTGCTAGGTGGGTGTATTTCTTGCGGAGGGCGTAGAGGTGTAAggtgcggaggagggaggctAGGAGGAGATATATTGCTACAGCCAGGGCTAGAAAGAGGAGCGACATGATGGCTGTTTGGTTTGAGATGAATGTTGTGTCAGGGTTGATCTAGATAGATGGGAGGGCGGGGACGGGATAGTCCAGGTATACCCTTACGTGCCGCGAGTCAGCAGTGGAGAGTCAGCTATGTGCACATGCCCGGGGGATTTTTGTTATGAGATGCTTATGCAATGAAATACAGTGCTTAAGATTAATACCACTAGTGTTTAGCCTATGAATGTTGCTTGACTGTTGAAACGCTGGACAAAAAGACTGGGCACTTGTCAGTTAACCCTAACTTGGAAGATCTATACAACAACCACAGTAAAACCAAAAAGCAATAGCACAACCTGAGTAATGATTTTAGTCTGCGTAAAGCTTTCTTTACCTCATCGAGAAAGTCCTCATTTTTTGCCCTTCGGCTCAAAGTGACACTCGCCACTCACTGGCCCCTCGAAAGTACTATACCCACATCCCTCCCAAAGCCGCAGTTGACACTCAAACCCATAGTTCGGCTCAATCAGACTCCGCGATTCCCGCGCGAGATTTAGCGATTGAACGTAGGGCGTGGCAAGGTTTTTCATTACTTGTAACAGTGATGTTAGCTCTCCAACCTCATGCGTTCGTTCGTTAAGTAGCGTAGACCGTCGGTGTGTAAATGGGAAGGCCACATACTAtaagcaacaacaaccgccccGGAACGCGATATCCCCTTGTTACAGTGAACGAGGACGCAGCCCCCAGTGTGCCCAGCTGATCCGTTCTCGGTGCTGTCTGTATTCGCATTGCCGTGCGGATGTGGTCGTGTAAGAGCATCATGGATCCAATCGGTCATCTCTGTTAAACGGGTGAGGATGTCTTCCGTTTCTGCGTCGGCTATCTCAACCTGCTTGCGTTGTATCGCAGGTCCTATGGTAccttgaggagctggggtAGAATCATGAAAGTGTCCATTGCTGTGGAGGTCTTCCCATCGTAAGATAGAGAGGATGTGTGAGATGCGGTGTTTGGCTAGAAGGGCTTTATCCTGGGCTGAGAAATGACTGGGGATGTTAGCAATTGCTTATTGGGGGTGTGGGTGACTTACTCTGAGATGTAGAGGCCAGGGATTGCACGAATCTGGTCGAGGGCTGTTGTTTCTGCCATATCGATTTATTGTGATTGAGTACAGGGGTTTATTGTAGAATAGGCGATAAGTGTGCATAAGTAAGAATCTATGCCCAGATTGGATATCGCTGCCTTTGTGGTAGGAGCCTATTGCGGTTTCCTATTAGGGAGACAAACACTCTAGACGATGCTTAACCTTTGAGGAAGGTGCATGAACTAACTTCACATCTGGCGAGGTCTCTCCTTCCTTGTTAGCCTGGCTTATCATCTTGCCAGCCTGGGCCCAGAAAGCCCCCAGGATGATGCATCACAGCAGTGTTCGGACATAGCCATGGCCTTCCACAAATCATCCGATCTCTCCAACACGCAGGGGCAACAAGACTTATTATACCTCTAGCTTGAATAGGGGTATTGAGCCCGTAAGGCTGCGAGACCTTGTTAATTCTTATTTTACATAGCCCTAGGAGATTGGAATGTATCGACCATGAGTAAGAGTCACTTATATATACAAATCAACCATGAATGCACCAGTGTTAACTTAAGGTTATTTTAACTAGTTAATTGATAGCAGGGCTGCTATTCATCCTGTCAGCGCAAACAACCACG
This is a stretch of genomic DNA from Aspergillus puulaauensis MK2 DNA, chromosome 8, nearly complete sequence. It encodes these proteins:
- a CDS encoding uncharacterized protein (COG:S;~EggNog:ENOG410PGIZ), which produces MSLLFLALAVAIYLLLASLLRTLHLYALRKKYTHLAPNPYTMTPQTAHTILLPLFTHEFPFSYALSTQTALLKSYAIPSGTSLLTSTRRLTTPRAVGKRSEDTAIFISELLASSIDSERGLKALSKMNWIHRQYGTRIRNDDMIHTLALFVLEPLRWIDRFEWRPLLQVERVAVFVYWREIALRMGMVGVPGTIDELGIWAAGFEEGNMYFAESNVACAEATVELFVRALPGWMRGVGRGVVAALIEERVRPLLGVREPPGWVVKVVEGLLDVRAWAVRVLFLPRWKGVPVGGVVDAKTGRVRREVYAFEPWYVGESWWLSILKKWTGLGLWMGKPLPGPEFLSDGYLPEELGPKEFREKSRADVLADAEKMGEYARQGGGAVLGCPFAFGR
- a CDS encoding dual specificity protein phosphatase family protein (InterPro:IPR020422,IPR016130,IPR000387,IPR029021, IPR000340;~go_function: GO:0004725 - protein tyrosine phosphatase activity [Evidence IEA];~go_function: GO:0008138 - protein tyrosine/serine/threonine phosphatase activity [Evidence IEA];~go_function: GO:0016791 - phosphatase activity [Evidence IEA];~go_process: GO:0006470 - protein dephosphorylation [Evidence IEA];~go_process: GO:0016311 - dephosphorylation [Evidence IEA]) — protein: MAETTALDQIRAIPGLYISDHFSAQDKALLAKHRISHILSILRWEDLHSNGHFHDSTPAPQGTIGPAIQRKQVEIADAETEDILTRLTEMTDWIHDALTRPHPHGNANTDSTENGSAGHTGGCVLVHCNKGISRSGAVVVAYIMKNLATPYVQSLNLARESRSLIEPNYGFECQLRLWEGCGYSTFEGPVSGECHFEPKGKK